Proteins from a genomic interval of Bradyrhizobium sp. CCGB01:
- a CDS encoding amidase family protein, translating into MAKKTATKKKTGSKQAAKTSSKTSTARKAAVAKAARKAVSKTAKKTANKAVKTPAPRKPAAARRPKGPAWQWSAVETAAAIRSGAISAVETVEVHLERMRAVNPKLNAVVVDLSEEALAAAHAADKQRSRGGELGLLHGVPITIKENVDYEGRPNFNGVPANKDLVAPSDSPVVRNLKKAGAIVIGLTNTPEFSFRGFTDNPLHGLTLNPWDPNITCGGSSGGAGSAVAAGIGTIAHGNDIGGSLRWPAHCNGVATIKPTQGRIPAFNGSATAERPMLAHLMSAQGPLARHVGDVRLALEVMSQRDPRDPWWVPAPLAGPKPKGPIKVALAKIPEDMDVDPSVHAALRQAADHLERSGYRVTEVDVPDINGVWQTWCDIITNETVVMQEAGMLKVTSEDFHKAWGGMKAKAGVLDLPAWMRATAARNGHIRAWQLFFEEYPVVLAPTTVKPTPGPRDDTVSAERVQEIFWGEIRFISAINVLGLPGAVVPVTLHDGKPIGVQLIAGRYREDLALDAAAAIEKRAGVLTHRLWEAMA; encoded by the coding sequence GTGGCGAAGAAGACGGCGACCAAGAAGAAAACTGGTTCGAAGCAGGCAGCGAAGACCTCGAGCAAGACGAGCACCGCCCGCAAGGCGGCCGTCGCAAAGGCGGCCAGGAAGGCAGTCAGCAAGACAGCCAAAAAGACAGCCAACAAGGCAGTCAAGACGCCGGCACCGCGCAAGCCGGCCGCGGCCCGCCGGCCGAAGGGCCCGGCCTGGCAATGGTCGGCAGTCGAGACCGCCGCTGCGATCCGTTCCGGCGCAATCTCCGCCGTCGAGACCGTCGAAGTGCATCTCGAACGGATGCGCGCGGTCAATCCGAAGCTGAACGCGGTCGTCGTCGATCTCTCGGAAGAAGCGCTCGCTGCGGCGCATGCCGCCGACAAGCAGCGGTCCAGGGGCGGCGAGCTCGGCCTCCTGCACGGCGTGCCCATCACCATCAAGGAGAACGTCGATTACGAGGGCCGGCCAAATTTCAACGGCGTGCCCGCCAACAAGGACCTCGTCGCGCCGTCGGATTCGCCTGTTGTCCGCAACCTGAAGAAGGCCGGAGCGATCGTCATCGGTCTCACCAACACGCCCGAATTCTCGTTTCGCGGCTTCACCGACAATCCCCTGCACGGGCTGACGCTCAATCCCTGGGATCCCAACATCACCTGCGGCGGCTCCTCGGGCGGTGCGGGGTCGGCGGTCGCCGCCGGCATCGGCACCATCGCCCATGGCAACGATATCGGCGGCTCGCTGCGCTGGCCGGCGCATTGCAATGGCGTTGCCACGATCAAGCCGACGCAGGGCCGCATCCCGGCCTTCAACGGAAGCGCAACGGCCGAGCGGCCGATGCTGGCGCATCTGATGTCGGCGCAGGGCCCGCTCGCCCGCCATGTCGGCGACGTCCGCCTCGCGCTGGAAGTGATGAGCCAGCGCGATCCGCGCGATCCCTGGTGGGTGCCGGCGCCGCTGGCCGGGCCGAAGCCGAAAGGGCCGATCAAGGTCGCGCTGGCCAAGATCCCGGAGGACATGGACGTCGATCCGTCTGTGCACGCGGCACTGCGCCAGGCCGCCGATCATCTCGAACGCTCCGGCTATCGCGTGACCGAGGTCGATGTCCCCGACATCAACGGTGTCTGGCAGACCTGGTGCGACATCATCACCAACGAGACCGTGGTGATGCAGGAAGCCGGCATGCTGAAGGTGACTTCGGAAGACTTCCACAAGGCGTGGGGCGGCATGAAGGCCAAGGCCGGCGTGCTCGACCTGCCGGCCTGGATGCGCGCCACCGCCGCACGCAATGGCCATATCCGCGCCTGGCAATTGTTCTTCGAGGAATACCCGGTGGTGCTGGCGCCGACCACGGTGAAGCCGACGCCGGGGCCGCGCGACGACACCGTCAGCGCCGAGCGCGTGCAGGAAATCTTCTGGGGCGAGATCCGCTTCATCTCCGCCATCAACGTATTGGGCCTGCCCGGCGCGGTGGTGCCGGTGACCCTGCATGACGGCAAGCCGATCGGCGTGCAGCTCATCGCGGGACGCTATCGCGAGGACCTCGCGCTCGATGCGGCGGCCGCGATCGAGAAGCGTGCCGGTGTGCTCACCCATCGGCTCTGGGAGGCGATGGCCTGA